From one Anopheles cruzii chromosome 3, idAnoCruzAS_RS32_06, whole genome shotgun sequence genomic stretch:
- the LOC128272514 gene encoding palmitoyltransferase ZDHHC23-B, with protein sequence MLLTFQDRLRIPWRGGAKQITLDNVLPIVVLISLQLLAAINFYCSLFVFALMPLLLLYLKRFLGKILPKSKFFILWFFWSGVYLITLFELTVPLLEILLQENIALCVLMTLSFGCLYKAKQQAAQGHVASNERDLGSDCCKNGSDSQTAVLISDRDDSDDGSGTGGISGADGGKLACQLCRKYVPPRTYHCKVCASCVLKQDHHNVWLNCCIGKANHRLYVLGCFFTLLALLLFANLALTAVCHPIPIFTVHGVIVMMPDDCADIYFQYDIALCFTGSLYALLMALFIAISLLKQLCFISCGVTYTEWRRGEHISRRNCFWNWKTFCLGQ encoded by the exons ATGCTACTGACATTTCAGGACCGTTTGCGCATTCCTTGGCGTGGCGGTGCAAAACAGATTACCCTGGACAATGTGCTGCCGATCGTGGTGCTCATCAGTTTGCAGCTTTTGGCCGCAATCAACTTCTACTGCAGCCTTTTCGTGTTCGCCCTCatgccgctgttgctgctgtactTGAAACGTTTTCTTGGCAAAATATTACCAAA ATCCAAGTTCTTCATCCTGTGGTTCTTCTGGAGCGGAGTGTATCTCATCACGCTGTTCGAATTGACGGTTCCGCTGCTGGAAATACTTCTCCAGGAGAACATTGCCTTGTGCGTGTTGATGACACTTTCGTTCGGCTGCCTGTACAAAGCGAAGCAACAGGCAGCGCAAGGACATGTGGCCTCAAACGAGCGCGATCTCGGAAGTGATTGTTGCAAGAACGGAAGCGATTCCCAGACGGCCGTTCTCATCTCCGACCGTGACGACTCGGACGATGGTAGTGGAACCGGCGGAATTAGCGGAGCGGATGGAGGAAAGCTGGCGTGTCAGTTGTGTCGAAAGTACGTTCCACCTCGAACCTATCACTGCAAAGTTTGCGCAAGTTGCGTCCTAAAACAGGATCATCACAATGTCTGGCTAAACTGCTGCATCGGTAAGGCCAACCATCGGCTTTACGTACTGGGCTGTTTTTTTACGCTGCTCgcactgttgctgtttgcaAACCTCGCCCTTACGGCCGTGTGCCACCCGATTCCGATTTTTACCGTGCACGGTGTGATCGTGATGATGCCAGATGACTGCGCGGATATTTACTTCCAGTACGA CATTGCCTTGTGCTTCACAGGATCGTTGTATGCCCTATTGATGGCCCTATTCATCGCAATCTCACTTCTGAAACAG CTGTGTTTCATTTCCTGCGGTGTTACTTACACCGAATGGCGGCGCGGTGAGCACATTAGCCGGCGGAATTGTTTCTGGAACTGGAAAACGTTTTGCCTTGGCCAATAG
- the LOC128271936 gene encoding pre-mRNA-processing factor 40 homolog A: protein MSVPPIAGTQQFPPMVSHFNIPPPGFGAGPGTVSATTGPGAPPNAAAVAAVAAAAALAAANGGVMDPAAAAAAAAAAQGPPMAQTTGIVNEWSEHKTPDGRTYYYNSLTKQSLWEKPEEMKTPAEKQLSQCAWKEYRSDTGKLYYHNTTTKESQWVAPAEFLELKEKVAAEQAAAEAAKAAALKTSAMASSLLMQSVVLPVVSPALAGAAAVAAATAGPASTGNTTAAPEVPLGLSALSCVTPGSAENSSSALDQAMAATLAAIEVPDDPIDKRDDELQPATDEDPVVEFKDKKEAIEAFKEFLKERNIPSSASWEQCVKIIQKDPKFNVFKKLSEKKQAFNAYKTQKLKDEREEQRLKAKRQKEELEKFLMSSDKMNSLLKYYRCDELFTNLDVWKSVSEQDRRDIYEDCIFNLAKREKEEARVMKKRNMRVLGELLEAMASVTYQTTWSEAQVMLLDNSSFKNDVNLLGMDKEDALIVFEEHIRGLEREEDEEKERLKKRMKRQQRKNRDQFLALLDTLHEEGKLTSMSLWVELYPVISVDLRFSAMLGQPGSTPLDLFKFYVENLKARFHDEKKVIKEILKEKEFVVQPSTTFEDFATVVCEDKRSATLDAGNVKLTYNSLLEKAEAAEKERLKEETRRIRKMENELKGVWIEAGLSGVDSWETAQKFVLDREVYDQYEKEDKVERLWEEFVKETEDSCSHHHSRTKKSKKNRKHKKKSRSSSKSLSEGSEVEYEKPSLKKRRKSRSRTPVTAGSELSESDHDHHEHNNSSERPDRKRKKKKKHHRKASRSPSYDEIMVMEKNGGSRSRSPSPEIEKKKKKKDKKKKEKRRSSRSLSRGSSGGRIRSPLEEGGRRSPGGSRSPKTADEGGLSESELESQRAALLAQLNEQMMDE, encoded by the exons ATGTCGGTCCCACCGATAGCCGGAACCCAGCAGTTTCCGCCGATGGTGTCTCACTTTAACATTCCACCGCCGGGCTTTGGGGCCGGCCCTGGAACGGTGAGTGCGACAACGGGACCCGGTGCTCCACCGAATGCTGCAGCAGTtgccgcggtggcggcggccgccgctttGGCCGCGGCCAACGGAGGTGTTATggatcctgcagcagcagcagcagcagccgcagccgctcAGGGGCCGCCGATGGCACAGACAACGGGCATCGTGAACGAGTGGTCAGAACATAAAACACCGGACGGTCGCACGTACTATTACAACAGCCTCACCAAGCAGAGTCTTTGGGAGAAACCGGAAGAGATGAAAACGCCGGCCGAGAAGCAACTCAGCCAGTGTGCCTGGAAAGAGTACCGTTCGGACACGGGCAAGCTGTACTATcacaacaccaccacgaaGGAATCGCAATGGGTCGCTCCGGCTGAGTTTCTCGAGCTGAAGGAAAAGGTTGCCGCCGAACAGGCAGCTGCGGAAGCCGCTAAAGCAGCTGCCCTCAAAACATCCGCCATGGCCAGTAGCTTATTGATGCAGTCCGTCGTGCTGCCGGTAGTTTCGCCGGCActcgctggtgctgctgctgttgctgctgcgactgcggGACCGGCTTCTACTGGAAACACTACCGCTGCCCCCGAGGTGCCGCTAGGGCTTTCTGCGCTCTCCTGTGTGACGCCAGGATCGGCCGAAAATTCTTCTTCCGCGCTCGATCAAGCTATGGCAGCGACGCTGGCCGCGATTGAGGTGCCGGACGATCCGATCGACAAGCGCGACGATGAGCTACAACCGGCAACGGATGAAGATCCGGTGGTGGAGTTTAAGGACAAAAAGGAAGCGATCGAGGCGTTCAAGGAGTTTCTCAAGGAGCGCAACATCCCGTCGAGTGCGTCCTGGGAGCAGTGCGTCAAGATCATCCAGAAAGATCCGAAGTTCAACGTGTTCAAGAAACTGAGCGAAAAAAAGCAAGCATTTAACGCGTACAAAACGCAAAAGCTCAAGGACGAGCGCGAGGAGCAACGCTTGAAGGCGAAACGGCAGAAGGAGGAACTGGAAAAGTTCCTGATGTCGTCGGACAAGATGAACTCGCTGCTCAAGTACTATCGCTGCGACGAGCTGTTTACCAACCTGGACGTGTGGAAATCGGTATCGGAGCAGGATCGGCGCGACATCTACGAGGACTGCATCTTCAATCTGGCCAAGCGCGAAAAGGAGGAAGCGCGCGTGATGAAGAAGCGCAACATGCGCGTCCTAGGCGAGCTGCTGGAAGCGATGGCCTCGGTCACGTACCAGACGACGTGGTCCGAGGCGCAGGTCATGCTGTTGGACAACTCGTCGTTCAAGAACGATGTCAATTTGCTCGGCATGGACAAGGAAGACGCCCTGATTGTGTTCGAGGAGCACATCCGGGGACTGGAGCGTgaggaagacgaagaaaaggaGCGCCTGAAGAAGCGCATGAAGCGACAGCAGCGTAAAAACCGCGACCAGTTTCTCGCACTGCTGGACACGCTCCACGAGGAGGGCAAGCTAACGTCGATGTCGCTCTGGGTCGAGCTTTACCCGGTGATATCCGTGGATCTGCGCTTCTCGGCCATGCTCGGTCAGCCCGGCTCGACGCCACTGGACCTGTTCAAGTTTTACGTCGAAAACCTCAAGGCACGGTTCCACGACGAAAAGAAGGTCATCAAAGAGATACTGAAGGAGAAAGAGTTCGTGGTTCAGCCGAGCACAACGTTCGAGGACTTTGCGACGGTCGTGTGCGAGGACAAGCGATCGGCAACGCTCGATGCGGGCAACGTGAAGCTTACGTACAACTCCCTGCTGGAGAAGGCTGAAGCGGCCGAAAAGGAGCGGCTGAAGGAGGAGACGCGCCGCATCCGGAAGATGGAGAACGAGCTGAAGGGCGTGTGGATCGAGGCCGGTCTGAGTGGAGTCGACAGCTGGGAGACGGCTCAGAAGTTTGTGCTCGATCGCGAAGTGTACGATCAGTACGAGAAAGAGGACAAGGTCGAGCGGTTGTGGGAGGAATTTGTGAAGGAAACCGAAGACTCCtgcagccaccaccactcgcggacgaagaagtcgaagaaaaatcgaaagcacAAGAAAAAATCACGCTCCTCATCGAAATCG CTTTCGGAGGGCTCGGAAGTAGAGTACGAAAAGCCGTCCTTAAAGAAGAGACGCAAATCCCGCTCACGCACTCCGGTGACGGCCGGAAGTGAACTGTCGGAAAGCGATCATGACCACCACgagcacaacaacagcagcgaACGGCCCGATCGCaagcggaagaagaagaaaaagcaccaccggaaggcaTCTCGTTCACCATCCTACGACGAAATAATGGTGATGGAAAAGAACGGTGGCTCTCGATCGCGATCACCTTCCCCTGAGatcgagaagaagaag aaaaagaaagacaaaaagaagaaagaaaagcgaagaTCGTCACGATCGCTCAGCCGTGGCAGCAGTGGCGGTCGCATCCGCAGCCCACTGGAGGAGGGTGGCCGGCGCAGCCCAGGCGGCAGTAGGTCTCCGAAAACGGCAGACGAGGGCGGGCTCAGCGAATCGGAACTCGAGTCACAGCGGGCCGCCCTCCTGGCTCAGCTGAACGAGCAAATGATGGATGAATAA